The Vibrio bathopelagicus genomic sequence ATTTGGAACCGTAAGTTTTCTGGTGAAGTACCTATATTAGACTCAGAAAGCCAACCACTTGATGCTTCAACACTCAGTGAACATCAAAAGTTGTCGGCGATCCTGAGGTGGTCAGCGCTTCCTGGGGCGAGTCGTCACCATTGGGGTTGTGACTTTGATGTCTTTGCTCGCAATCACTTACCTGAAGGCGCACAGCTACAACTGGAACCATGGGAATACCTTACTGGCCACCAGCAAGCGTTTTACCAATGGCTTGTTGCCAATGCATCTCAATATGGGTTCTTCTTTCCTTACAGCCAAGATCTTGGTGGTGTGGCGATAGAACCTTGGCATATTAGCCACCGTAAAGTTTCACAGTTGTGTTTATCACAGTTATCTCCCACTTTACTTGGCAAGCAACTCCAATCTAAGCCAATATTAGGGTATGAGATAATTATGGAGCAGCTAGACGAGATCTATGCGCGCTTCGTGGCGAATATCAGTCATTAGGAGCGCTTATGTTGGAGTGGCTTACAAACCCTTGGGTTATCATCATCATCGTGGTTAGCGTTGTGGTGGGTAATATTGCTGCGCTCAAACAGACCGCCAATATGGATCTGACAGGTCGCAACAAGACAGAGAAAGACTTAGACAAGCTCAATCAATTGGATAAACAGAACCAAGAGAAAGATCCAGAAGATAAGTCCACAGAGAACAAAGACACTTAACCTAATGCCTTTGATGCGCTAGCCCCAACAAGTCAGGTGCGCTGTTATCCCTTGTTATCAAATAGACAACAGATAGATAAAACGCTGACAAACAAACATAAAAAAAGAGGACACAGTGTGTCCTCTTTTTATTTTTCAAAATCAGCTCAGTGCTTATTCAGCTTTTGCTTCTTTCTTGTCTTTGGTTTGATCAGCAACGTGTGCCAATACCGGAACCATTGACTTCAATAGCTCTTCTTCTACTGGCTTACCTGATGCATCCGTTACGTTAATTGACGTACGGTTACCAAGATCACCAAACAAGAAGGTGTAAGTACCTGGCGCTAAATCAATAGGTTGTAGGCCAATTGTTTCCCAGAACTCATCATCAGGCGCTGCGTATTTCGCTTTTACGGTACCTTGAGACTGGTTACGCTCTTCAAGCTCAAAGCCCATTTGAGGTAGCAGCTCAGGCAAGCGTTGCCACAATACGTTATAAGGCGTACGCGCGATAATCACAGGGAAACCACTGCGGTCAGCACCCATTGAAATAGGGATACGTTTCACTAACTCTTGCGCTTTCAGTGCAGCTTCAGCACGAAGGTTTTCATCGTACTTAGCCATCACAAGGTTCGTTAGGAACGCGTTGTAACGTTCTTTATTGGTTGCCGATACGGGTTTCTCTTCAGAACCTTCACGCCAATCAATCAGGTTAATCTTGAAGCCATGGCGATTGTTCGCTTGGAAACGAGAGATAGAATAGCGGCTGCCAATCTCTACTTCTTCGTCTTCAGAAACCCAAGTTACCCAATCGGTCTCAATGTCGTTCTCTGATTGCTCACGAATACCAATGCCACGCTGAGCTAGCATGTCTACCGCCGTTTGCCACACTCGGTCTGCTTCTTCAGCACGAAGAAGCCATAGTGTCACTTCACCGTTTTGACGCTCAGCACGAGCTCCTGGGATCAGCTCAAGAACCTGTTGAGGCGGACGAATATCCACTTGACGACCTGTACCACCACTGAATTCACCGCTTGGGATATCAAAATTTGGGTAGAACTGAGGTTGAGCATCTTCAGGCAATTGCCATTGTGAAAACTCAGGTGTTTCTAAGTATTCGAAATCATCTTTGGCTTGGCGACGTTGAGTCGGGCTGCCAGAACATGCTGTAAGAACGAAAACAGCCAGTGACCCAATCACTAGCTGGTGAGAATACTTCATTTATACTCCTAAATGCCGAAGGTTCGCTTCGGCATCACTTCATACGTTTTAGTAAATACACGCTTCAGTCATTGCTTGAGCAACAACAGGTTGAGCTGGCTTTGACAATTCAGTCAACGGCAGACGTAAGCCACCTTCAGCAATCAAACCCAGTTTATGAACCGCCCATTTTACGGGAATAGGGTTAGACTCAACGAACAAGTTTTTGTGAAGAGGCAT encodes the following:
- a CDS encoding DUF2897 family protein, producing MLEWLTNPWVIIIIVVSVVVGNIAALKQTANMDLTGRNKTEKDLDKLNQLDKQNQEKDPEDKSTENKDT
- a CDS encoding M15 family metallopeptidase; the protein is MTPEQLTGQSDSHLEPNLIGTKTFLVHGDVKDDLNNLVEAAQLAGFKMEIASGFRDYERQSLIWNRKFSGEVPILDSESQPLDASTLSEHQKLSAILRWSALPGASRHHWGCDFDVFARNHLPEGAQLQLEPWEYLTGHQQAFYQWLVANASQYGFFFPYSQDLGGVAIEPWHISHRKVSQLCLSQLSPTLLGKQLQSKPILGYEIIMEQLDEIYARFVANISH
- the bamC gene encoding outer membrane protein assembly factor BamC, with the translated sequence MKYSHQLVIGSLAVFVLTACSGSPTQRRQAKDDFEYLETPEFSQWQLPEDAQPQFYPNFDIPSGEFSGGTGRQVDIRPPQQVLELIPGARAERQNGEVTLWLLRAEEADRVWQTAVDMLAQRGIGIREQSENDIETDWVTWVSEDEEVEIGSRYSISRFQANNRHGFKINLIDWREGSEEKPVSATNKERYNAFLTNLVMAKYDENLRAEAALKAQELVKRIPISMGADRSGFPVIIARTPYNVLWQRLPELLPQMGFELEERNQSQGTVKAKYAAPDDEFWETIGLQPIDLAPGTYTFLFGDLGNRTSINVTDASGKPVEEELLKSMVPVLAHVADQTKDKKEAKAE